GCTCAGATCATGGGTGATGAACAGATAGGTCAGGCCGAGCTGGTCCTGCAGATCTTCAAGCATGTTGACGACCTGGGCCTGCACCGAGACGTCGAGTGCCGAAATGGGTTCGTCGCAGATGACCAGTTCGGGCTCAAGCGCGATGGCGCGGGCGATGCCGATGCGCTGGCGCTGTCCACCGGAGAACTCATGGGCAAAGCGATTGGCATGATCGGGATGCAGGCCGACGCGCGCGAGCAGATCCATCACCCTGGCCGTGCGGCTTTCGGGCGTACCGATCCTGGCAATTTCCAAGGGCTCGGCGATCAGATCACGCACGGTCATGCGGCCATTGAGCGAGGCGTAGGGATCCTGAAAGATCATCTGCACGCGACGCCGAAACGGAGTGAGATCGCGCTCAGAGAGTCTGGCGACGTCCTGGCCATCGAACAGCATGGCGCCCGAAGTCGGCTCATACAGCCGGATCAGGGTGCGGGCGAGCGTGGACTTGCCACAACCGGACTCGCCGACCAGGCCCAGGGTTTCACCACGCCGGATGTCGAGATCGACGCCATCGACGGCGCGCAGGACCGGTTTGGGGCCGAACAGTCTGCCACCGACAGAGAAGTGCTTTTTGAGATTCCGGATTGAGACCAGTGGGGTGTCGGTCATGCGGCCACCTCGTTGACGCCGGGGACGCGGGGGGCGTCGGGGTGGTGGAGCCAGCAGCGGGCGGCCTGGGTGTCGCCAAACAGCGGCGGCAGCGCCGCCTGGCACTGGGCCATAGCGTGTGGGCAGCGGGCGGTGAAAGGGCAACCGGCGGGAGGATGGGCCATATCGGGCGGTGCCCCCGGAATGGGCGTGAGGCGCTGGTGGCTGTCGTCGCGCAGATCGGGGACCGACGCCAGCAGGCCTTGAGTGTACGGATGGCGCGGTGTGGCAAAGATGGTCCGGACCGGGCCGGTTTCCATCACCAGACCGCCATACATGACCACGATACGATCGGTGACTTCGGCGATGACCCCCAGATCATGGGTGATCAAGATGACAGCCATGCCCAGCCGCTGTTGCAGATCGCGTAGCAGGCCCAGGATCTGGCGCTGGATAGTGACATCGAGGGCGGTGGTGGGTTCGTCGGCGATCAGGAGCTTTGGGTCGCAAGCCAGGGCGATGGCAATCATGACGCGCTGGCGCATGCCGCCGGAAAATTCGTGCGGGTAGGATTTGAGGCGTTCGGCGGCCGAGGGGATGCGCACCAGTTCGAACAGTTCAATGGCGCGGGCGCGGGCCTCGGCGCGGCTGGCCTGACGATGGCGCAGAATGGTTTCGATGACCTGCTCGCCCACGCTAAGGGTGGGATTGAGGCTGGTCATGGGATCCTGAAAGATCATGCCGATGCGATTGCCGCGAATGTCGCGCAGATCGGCTTCATCGAGTTGCATCAGATCCTTGCCGTCAAAATCGACGGCACCACCGATGACACGTCCCGATGCCTTGAGCAGGCGGAGAACGGACATGCAGGTGATGGATTTGCCCGAACCGGATTCACCGACAATGCCGAGGATTTCGCCGGGATAGACATCGAAGCTGACACCACGCACGGCCTGCACTTCGCCGCGCTGGGAAAAGAAGGAGGTTTTCAGATCGCGGACGGAGAGGACGGGTTCACCCGTTTGCGGAACACTCATTTGCGGAATCTTGGATCAAGCGCGTCGCGCAGACCATCGCCCAGGAAATTGAAGGCGAACATGGTCAGGGAGATGGCGGCGGCAGGGAAGAAGAGCTGATGCGGATAGGCACGCATGGTTTCGACGGCCTCGGAAGTCAGCGTACCCCAGCTGGCCAATGGCGGGGTAACGCCCAGACCGATGAAGCTCATGAAGCTTTCGATAAAGATGGCCGAGGGGATCAGCATGGTCAGGGTGACGATGATGGGCCCGATGGAGTTGGGCAGCAGGTGCTTGGTCAGGATGCGCGATGTGCCGGCGCCCATGGTGCGGGCGGCAGCGACGTAGTCCTGGCTCTTGAGGCTGAGTATCTGGCCGCGTACGATGCGGGCCATATCCACCCAGAACACCGATCCAATGGCGATGATGATGGAATAGAGCCCAGAGTCGAAAACCACCATGAGCAACACGACATAGAGGGTCAGCGGAATGGTGGAGATGATTTCGACGATGCGCATCATCACCGCATCGGTCTTGCCACCGATATAACCGGACAGACCGCCATAGAAGATGCCGATGAAGAAGTTCACCAGCGTCGCGACAAAGGCGACGGTCAGAGAAATGCGGGCACCATAAAGCTGACGCACCAGCACATCGCGGCCCAATTGGTCGGTGCCAAACAGATAGGTGCGGTTCCACGACCAGCCCGATGGCGTGATGGTGTCGCCATCGACACTGACGATCCTGGGCGGCAGGCTGGAATAGTCGAGACTGATATCGGTATCGCCGAAGGTGAAGGGCTGGGCCTTCTTCATCATGTCCTTGCGGCCACCGCGAATGAGGCCGAGAACATGGCCTTCGGCGTCGACTTCATAGAGGTTGAAATTGGAGGCGTTGAGGAAGAAGCGGGTTGCGCCCCCCTGCCCGTCATCAATGGCGTAGGTTTCAAAGGCTGGCGGAATATTGGCCAGCTTGAGGTTCTGCTCGAAATAGCTGAAGGGACTGAACAAGGGGCCGAAAATGGCGCCAAGGATCAGGGCGATGATGAAGCCAAGCGCGATCACCGCGGGCTTGTTGGCCCAGAGGCGGCGGCGGGCATCCTGCCAATAGGTCAGGCTGGGCGCAGAAATGGCGGCCTCGGCATCGCCCGGCCCCAGCTTTTCCCACATGTGCGGGGCAATGGCGTGTGGCTGATCGGTCATGCTGCGGCCTTGGACAGTTTGATGCGCGGGTCGAGCACGGCATAGAGCAGGTCAACGATCAGGATCATCACCATGAGCGCGGCGGCGTAGAAGATGGTGATGCCCATAATGGCGGTATAATCGCGATTGGTGATCGAGAGCACGAACTGCCGGCCGATGCCGGGCAGCGCAAAAATCTGCTCGATGACGAAACTGCCGGTGATCAGATTGGCGACGACCGGACCCAGCACGGTGACAACTGGCACCAGCGAATTGCGCAGGCCGTGCTTGAACAGCACCTGGCCGGGACGCAGGCCCTTGGCACGCGCGGTGGTCATGTAATCCTGCTCGAAGGTTTCGAGCAGCGATGAGCGCGTCAGGCGAGCAACAAACGAGATCCAGAACCCCGACAGGGCAAAGACCGGCAGGAAATAGCCGCGCCAGTCGTCAAGCCCGAAGGTGGGCACCCAGCCCAGACGCAGGGCGAAGATGTAGAGAGTGACGGTGGCGATGACATAGCTGGGGATGGCCACGCCAATGGTGGCGATCATCATCACGACGGTATCGGGCCACTTATTGCGGTTAAGTGCAGCGATGATGCCCAGCGGAATGCCCAGGGCGATGACGCAGATGATGGCCAGCAGGCCCGTCTGCATTGTAACCGGCAGGCCATTGGCGATCATGGTGTTGACCGAGACGCCCGGGTATTTGAACGATGGCCCCAGATCAAAGCTGAGCACGCCCTGAAGATAGTTCAGGTATTGCACCCAGATAGGTTGATCGAGGCCATATTTGGCGTTGAGCGCGGCGGCAATTTCGGGCGCCAGCATACGCTCGGACACGAATGGCCCACCGGGCACGGCATGCATCAGGAAAAAGGTCAGCGTGACGATGGCCCACAGGGTGACCAGCATCATGCCCAAACGTTGAAGGAGAAAGCCCGGCATATCAGACACACCCAAGGGGTGCTGAAGACGGCAGACCGGCGATACGCAATGGGCTCAACATAATTTGTATTGCAGCACCAAAAAAATTTTACTGCAAGCGCCTTCGCGGCAATTTCAGTCCTTAATGTGCGTTTTCAGAAAACGCCCCTAAAGCTGAAAATGATTACGCAAAATCAGAAAGACTGCCGTTGCCGGGACGATCAGGTCTGCGGCCCTGGCGACCGCATCGGGGCCATAGCTGCCCTCGGCATCGAGCGCGTTGATCGTACCGAGCAATTGATTGCCCGCCATGACCGGGATGCTGATCGAGGCATCGCAGCCCAGGGTGCGGATCAGTTGGAGATCCGGGAAATTGCCTTCCATCTCGGCTGCGGAGTTGATCGCCGTGATCCGGCGTTCGGTCTGCATGGCGCGGAACCAGTCATCCATGACAATGGGCTTGGTGCCCAAAAGGGCAAAGACATCTGGATGGCTGGAATAGACGCGACGGACGTGACCGGCATCCATATTGATCGCCGTGAGCGTGAACAGGCGCACGCCGATCACCGCCCGGGCGAGCTGGTGCAGGGCTGCGCCGGTTTCGGCGGGATCGTCATAGCGCGCGAGGCGCTCTTCGAAATCACGGAAATGCTGGCTCATGCGCGCAGACGTTCATCGGCGGGAATGGTGTCAGCCCAGATCACGCAATCGCGCCCGTTTGCCTTGGCCGCATAGAGGCGATTATCGGCAATCTGCATCAGCAGACCGGAGGGTTCTTCGCCCTGCCCGGTGGCCAGACCAATGCTGACGGTAACGCCGAGGCCCGCGCCAAGGTCGGACCAGTCAATCGAACTGATGGCGATGCGAATGCCCTCGCAGAAGGCCACTGCGGACTGCTCGGGCACATTGGGGAAGACCAGGGCAAATTCTTCGCCGCCCAGACGGGCCGCATGACCATGCGGGCCCAGCTGATCAACCAGTGTCCGCGCCACGCGCTGCAGCACTGCATCGCCCACGATGTGGGAGTAGCGATCATTGATGGTCTTGAAGTTGTCGAGATCGACGATGGCCGTCGAAAAGGCGGTGCCGGCAAGCCGGTTGAGGATCTGATCAAAGCTGCGGCGATTGGCAATGCAGGTGAGCGGATCGCTGAGGGCCTGATCGGCCAGTACGGCGGCGCGGTCGCGCCACAGATCTGTCTCGGAGCGAATGGACGCCACCCGGGCGCGCCGCTGGGCGGTCTCGCCGGACTGGCGCACATAGAGATTGTGGAAGCGCTTGAACTGGACCAGCGCTGCTGAGGTGTCGCCCCTGGCCTCAAGGATTTCGGCGAGCTTGGCCACGGCGTTGGTCTGGTGATCGATAAGCCTGGTAGTTTCGGCCAGCTCTACTGCCTCAGTGGCGCTGACCAATGCCTCATCGAGCCGACCGGCACGGAACAGAACATCGCCCAGCGTATAGAGATAGTGGATGCGCAGGCCGGTGCCGGGCGCGTCGTTGAGTTCAACGCACTGCGCCAGAACGTCCAGCGCCAGATCGAAGCTACCCTGCAGCGCCAGCAATTCCGCCTTGTTACCCAGGGCTGCGCGCAGGGTCCAGGCATCGCCGCTATGACGGGCCTGCTCAATTGACTCATTGGTGAATTCGATGGCCGCCTCGCGTTCGCCCATGGCGCGATCAGGTTGCCCCAGAGACCCTGCCTCCTCGGCCATCTTGGCGTGGCAGAATCCCAGATTGAGCAGGTAGTAGCCGGCAGCGCCGCCATTTTTCTGCTGGGTGGCGATAGCGACGGCCTGTTCGACCAGATTGGCGCCCAACTCGCTCTCGCGGCAGACCGTGAGCACGATGCCCTTGGCATTGAGCGCAAAGGCCTGCATGGGCGCGTCGTCGCTGGCCTGGGCAATTTCCACGGCCATGGTGGCAAGATCATAGGCTTCATCGCTGAAGCCAAGATCGAGGAAGAGGATGGATTCAACGGCCATGGCGCGGGCCATTTCAAGCCGGTTGCCCAGACGCTCCCAGAGCCATTTGGACCCCATTGCGCATTCCAGACCCTGTTCGGCATCACCGATGCGGTAGCAGCTCCAGGCCATTTCGCACAATGCGGCGGCCATGAAATCGCTGTCGCCAGCAGCCTCGGCCTGAGCATAAACCGTTCGAAACGCCGCCAAAGCCTGCTCGCCCCGCCCGGCTCGCAACAAGCGCGTGCCCCGGATAAACTCGTCAGCGATGGCAGCTCCAGGATCAGTCATGGGGCGCTCGACGTGGTAACCGTCTGTAGCTTAACCAGATTCTCTGGCGAAACTCCTAATGCCTGCAGCAAAAATCTCTGTTTATCTGAGAAATTTCGGTCAGGACGCCGCAAAGAGCTGCCAACGACGGGGCCTGAAGGCAATGCGGCTGCTCTCGATTGCGGCGTGATCAAAGGGCAAATCGATCTCGGCGTGATGACCGCCATCGAGCGCCAGTTCGACACGACGGGTGCCTCCCACCCGGCGACTGGCGGTGACCGTGCCCAGCAAGGACGGCCCGCTATCGACCAGATCAACATCATGGGGACGGAAGAACAGACGCGCATTGGCCGGAGCGTTGGCGTCGGCCGGCAGACCGATGGACTGGCCGTCAAAACGCAGTTCGCCACCTGCCGTGGTGACAGGCAGTTGGCTGGACTCCCCGATGAAACCAAAGACGAAGGGCGAACCCGGCGTGTCGTAAATGGTGTCGGGGTCGCCAACCTGTTCGATCTTGCCCTGGCTCATGACGCAGAGGCGGTCCGAGAGTTCGAGGGCTTCTTCCTGATCATGGGTGACAAAGACCGTGGTGTGACCGGTGCGATCATGCATTTCACGCAGCCATTTGCGCAGCTCGCGACGGACCTGAGCATCGAGCGCCCCAAAGGGTTCGTCGAGCAGCAACACGGCTGGCTCAATGGCCAGTGCGCGGGCCAGAGCGACGCGCTGACGCTGGCCGCCCGAAAGCTGGTTGGGGTAGCGCTTTTCAAGACCCGAGAGCTGCACCAGATCAAGCAGTTCGAGGGCGCGGCGGCGGATTTCACCGGCTGGTGGCCGGGTTGAGCGCGGCCGCACCTTGAGGCCGAAGGAGACATTTTCGAGAATGCTCATATGGCGGAACAACGCATAGTGCTGAAACACAAAGCCGATATTGCGCTGCTGAACGCTCCATTCGGAGGCATCGGTATTGCCGAAGAAGACGCGGCCGCTGGTGGGCACTTCGAGGCCGGCGATCAGGCGCAACAGCGTGGTCTTGCCCGAACCGGAAGGACCGAGCAGCGCAATCAACTCGCCCGAGACGATATCGAGCGAGACATCGTGCAGCGCCGGGAAGCGATCGAATTCCTTGCGCACATTGGTGACGCGAACATCCATGTCCAGACTTCCTATCGATGGCCGCCAGCGGCGATTTCGGCGCTGAAGCGCCATTCAAGGACCGATTTGAGCACCAAAGTGACCAGTGCCAGCAAGGCCAGCAGAGAGGCCAGGGCGAAAGCGGCGGTGGCGTTATATTCGTTGTAGAGCATTTCGACCTGCAGCGGGATGGTGGTGGTCTGGCCGCGGATCTTGCCTGACACCACCGCAACAGCACCAAATTCGCCCATAGCGCGGGCATTGCACAGCAGCACGCCATACAGCAGGCCCCATTTGATATTGGGCAGGGTAACGCGGAAGAAAGTCTGCCAACCATTGGCACCCAATGACAGCGCGGCTTCCTCGTCACCGGTACCCTGATCCTGCATGAGCGGGATCAGTTCGCGGGCCACAAAGGGAAAGGTGACGAAAATGGTGGCAAGCACAATGCCGGGCAGCGCGAACAGCACTTCGATGCCATAGCTCTTGAGAACCGGGCCGAGCACGCTCCCCGCCCCGAACAGCAGGACGAATACCAGACCGGAAATGACCGGCGATATCGAGAATGGCAGATCGATCAGAGTGATCAGAAAGGCCTTGCCGCGGAATTCAAACTTGGCGATGGCCCAGGATGCAGCGAGGCCAAACACCAGATTGAGCGGCACGGCAATGAGCGAAACCAGCGCCGTTAGGCGAATGGCGGCCTGGGCATCCTTGCTTGAGAGCGCTGCCAGGAAGGTGCCGACGCCTTTGGAAAAGGCTTCGTGAAAGACGGCATAAAGGGGCAGCAGCAGGACCAGCGCCATGAAGGCCATGGCGATGGCGATGAGCAGCCAGCGCACCGCGCGGCTTTCGCTGGTGGGGTTGGCGCGCGAGGAACGCGCAGAAAGCCTAGTGGCCATAGCCATATCTCCGCCGGCTCCAGGCCTGAATGAGGTTGATCGCAAACAGCAGGGCAAACGAGATCAGCAGCATGACTGTGGCGATCACGGTGGCGCCGACATAGTTGTATTCCTGCAGGCGGATAAAGATCAGCAGCGGGGCGATTTCCGAAACATAGGGAATATTGCCGGCAATGAAGATGACTGATCCAAACTCACCGACGCCCCGGGCAAAGGCCAGCGCGAAGCCGGTCAAAATGGCTGGAGTGAGACTGGGTAGGACAACGCGGGTGACTGTCTGGAAACGGTTGGCACCGAGGGTCGCGCTGGCCTCTTCGACCTCGTGGCTGACCTCTTCAAGAATGGGCTGGATGGTGCGCACGACAAAAGGGAGCCCGATGAAGATCATGGCGATGACAATGCCAGCGGGCGTATAGGCAATGCGCCAACCGAGCGGGGTCAGCAGCGCGCCAATGGTACCATTGGGCGCGTAGATGGCAGTCAGCGCGATACCGGCGACGGCGGTAGGCAGCGCAAAGGGCAGATCAATGACGGCGTCAAAGATTCGGCGGCCGGGGAAACGGTAGCGCACCAGCACCCAGGCGATCAGCGTGCCGAAGACGGTGTTGATCAACGCGGCGAGGATGGCCGTGACGAAGCTGACGCGTAGCGCGCCCAACACGCGCGGATCGGTGGCCGCCTGCCAGAAACCGCTGGGACCCAAGCCAGCTGAACGAATGGCCAGACCCAGCAAGGGGATAAGGATGATCAGGGAAAACCAAGTGATGGTGAAGCCGAAGGTCAGCCCAAAACCGGGGATGACACTGGGCTGTCGAAAGCGCCATTTCGGGCGTAGGGCAGTCGCAGCGACGACAGACATGGGGAGCCTCCCATCCCAAAGGACAGCTAAACTCTATAAGATCAGTAGGCATTAACAAGCAGCGCCATGGCGTTTGCGTGGCGCACCGAGAAATATTGTGCTCAGCGGGTGGGTGTTTTGGGAATGGCGGTGTTTTTGGTGGCGATGCCCTTCGGAACCTCCTCTTGAGGGGGGTAACGGCCCTTTTGATGGACGCGGCCAGTGACCTGGCCTGGGTCTAGTCCTGGGGCGGGGTCCAGAGTGGGGTCTCGCGTTCCAGCGGCGCCATGGCGGTAATGTCATTGCCGCGCCGCATGGCGATGTTCATGCGGAAGCTGTTGCCGATGCGCTCGGAGCGCTCGATGAAGAGTTGGGCAATATCGGGCGGACAGAGTTCTTCGGCCGTGCGCCGGAACAGGGCAAGCCAGCGCATGAAATGGGCATCGGAGAGTTCGGGAATGGCCATATGCTTGGGCATGGGCCGGCCGGCATAGCGACCGGTGCCCAACAGCATGGAACTCCAGAAATCGGCAATAGTGGCCAGATGGCCCGGCCAGGCCTCGGGCGCAATAATGCGATTGAACACCGGCCCAATAACAGGGTCGCGGCGAGCATCGGCGTAGAAACGGTCCACCACGGCGCGGATCATGGCTTCATCGAGACCATCAGGGGTGTCCCAGCCAACGCGCTGATGCTGGGTGCCGATGGGTGGTCGTGGATTGTCGGTCACTCAGACCTCCCGAATGGCGTAGCTGCAGCGGCGGCCGCCTGAAACAATGTGCTCATGGCGAGTGACTTCGACCTCGGGGCCCAGTACGGCGCGGAAGACATCGAGCTCGGCGCGACAAAAACCCTGACAGGCGGTGGCAGCGGCGCAGATGGGACAATGGTTTTCAAGCAGCAGAAGTGAGCCATCGGGCTCTTCGCGCCACTCGGCCATATAGCCTTCCTGCGAGCGCAACTCGGTCAAGGTCGCGACCTTGTCGCGCAGGCCGGTGCGGTCAGCCATCGCGGCCTGGTAGGCTGCGTGGGTTTCGGCCTCACGCGTGGCAATAATGGTATCCAGAGCTCCCTCCCCCAGCGAACTGCGGACGATATCGAGCAATTGCACGGTCAGGGCCGCGTGCGTATCGGGGAAGCGGGCCTGAGCAGCAGAGGTCAACGCCCAACGCTGGGTAGGGCGACCGACGCCACTGGCCTGGCTGGTGGCTGCCACCAGCCCCTCGTCGGCAAGCCGCGCCAATTGCTGGCGGGCGGCTTCGCCGGTCGTGCCCAAAATCTTGCCAATCGCGGCAGCCGACATGGCGCCATGCATCTTGAGCGCCATCAGCACACGTTCGGCGGGATTGCGCGGCGACCAGCCAAGATTGTCCGGCGCCGGGTTTTCCAAGGACTGACTTGACATATCTGGCTCAAAGGTTTTCAAAGTCATGACTTGGAAATTAAACCGCATGACGCTGAAACGCAAGTGCGTCCCGCCAACACCAGGAGACTGTCATGGCCTTTGAACTCCCCGCCCTGCCCTATGCCCATTCCGCTCTCGCCGACCGCGGCATGAGTCAGGAAACGCTGGAACTGCACCACGACAAGCATCACCAAGCCTATGTGACGGCGCTGAACGGCCTGGTGGACAAGAACGCCGATCTGCAGGGAAAATCGCTCGAAGAGATCATCACCCTCGCCAAGGACAAGGCCGATCTGGCGCCGGTGTTCAACAATGCCGGACAGCACTGGAACCACATCCATTTCTGGAATGCGCTGTCACCCAAGGGTGGCCAGCTTGGTGGCCGGCTTGAAGCCAAGATCATCGACGATTTCGGTTCGGTCGCCGCGTTCAAGGACGCCTTCAAGTCTGCTGCGACGACACAGTTCGGATCGGGCTGGGCCTGGCTGGTGCTGGGTACGGACGGAAAGCTGAAAGCCACCAAGACCGCCAATGGCAGCAATCCGCTGGCGACGGGCGAAGGCAAGCCACTGCTGGGGCTCGATGTGTGGGAACACAGCTACTACCTCGACTTCCGCAACCGCCGACCGGACTATGTCAGCAACTTCCTCGACACGCTGGCCAATTATGAATTTGCCGAAGCCAATCTGGGCTAAGGCCTGATGCGTAACAATTGCGGTGTCATACTGGTTGGGGAGGCTCTTCGGCACATCGCGGAGCGGGCCCAGGCTGCCGGGCGGAATGACACCGCGTTGGCGGGACGGTGCCGGCCATGACCTATGTGGTGACGGAAGACTGCATAGCCTGCAAGCATATGGATTGCGTGGCGGTGTGCCCGGTTGATTGCTTTTACGAAGGCGAAAACATGCTGGTCATCAACCCGGACGAATGCATAGATTGTGGGGTATGTGAGCCCGAATGTCCGATCGAGGCCATCAAGCCGGATATGGAACCGGGCCTGGCACCGTGGATTGAACATAACAGGCAATATGCGCGGCTTTGGCCGAACATCACTGAAGTGGGCGTGCCGCCGGCAAATGCCGAGGCCATGGCGGGCCAGCCCAACAAACTCCGCGACCTGTTCTCGGAACAGCCCGGAGAAGGATCATGACGACACTGATGGCCGATTTTGAACTCCCCGATACCATGAAGCTGCGCCCGCCCCGCAATCCGGTGGTCGGCAATGCCGAATTCCGCTC
The DNA window shown above is from Devosia litorisediminis and carries:
- a CDS encoding ABC transporter permease; this encodes MTDQPHAIAPHMWEKLGPGDAEAAISAPSLTYWQDARRRLWANKPAVIALGFIIALILGAIFGPLFSPFSYFEQNLKLANIPPAFETYAIDDGQGGATRFFLNASNFNLYEVDAEGHVLGLIRGGRKDMMKKAQPFTFGDTDISLDYSSLPPRIVSVDGDTITPSGWSWNRTYLFGTDQLGRDVLVRQLYGARISLTVAFVATLVNFFIGIFYGGLSGYIGGKTDAVMMRIVEIISTIPLTLYVVLLMVVFDSGLYSIIIAIGSVFWVDMARIVRGQILSLKSQDYVAAARTMGAGTSRILTKHLLPNSIGPIIVTLTMLIPSAIFIESFMSFIGLGVTPPLASWGTLTSEAVETMRAYPHQLFFPAAAISLTMFAFNFLGDGLRDALDPRFRK
- a CDS encoding GAF domain-containing protein: MSQHFRDFEERLARYDDPAETGAALHQLARAVIGVRLFTLTAINMDAGHVRRVYSSHPDVFALLGTKPIVMDDWFRAMQTERRITAINSAAEMEGNFPDLQLIRTLGCDASISIPVMAGNQLLGTINALDAEGSYGPDAVARAADLIVPATAVFLILRNHFQL
- the cysT gene encoding sulfate ABC transporter permease subunit CysT, which gives rise to MSVVAATALRPKWRFRQPSVIPGFGLTFGFTITWFSLIILIPLLGLAIRSAGLGPSGFWQAATDPRVLGALRVSFVTAILAALINTVFGTLIAWVLVRYRFPGRRIFDAVIDLPFALPTAVAGIALTAIYAPNGTIGALLTPLGWRIAYTPAGIVIAMIFIGLPFVVRTIQPILEEVSHEVEEASATLGANRFQTVTRVVLPSLTPAILTGFALAFARGVGEFGSVIFIAGNIPYVSEIAPLLIFIRLQEYNYVGATVIATVMLLISFALLFAINLIQAWSRRRYGYGH
- the fdxA gene encoding ferredoxin FdxA produces the protein MTYVVTEDCIACKHMDCVAVCPVDCFYEGENMLVINPDECIDCGVCEPECPIEAIKPDMEPGLAPWIEHNRQYARLWPNITEVGVPPANAEAMAGQPNKLRDLFSEQPGEGS
- a CDS encoding sulfate/molybdate ABC transporter ATP-binding protein — translated: MDVRVTNVRKEFDRFPALHDVSLDIVSGELIALLGPSGSGKTTLLRLIAGLEVPTSGRVFFGNTDASEWSVQQRNIGFVFQHYALFRHMSILENVSFGLKVRPRSTRPPAGEIRRRALELLDLVQLSGLEKRYPNQLSGGQRQRVALARALAIEPAVLLLDEPFGALDAQVRRELRKWLREMHDRTGHTTVFVTHDQEEALELSDRLCVMSQGKIEQVGDPDTIYDTPGSPFVFGFIGESSQLPVTTAGGELRFDGQSIGLPADANAPANARLFFRPHDVDLVDSGPSLLGTVTASRRVGGTRRVELALDGGHHAEIDLPFDHAAIESSRIAFRPRRWQLFAAS
- a CDS encoding superoxide dismutase — encoded protein: MAFELPALPYAHSALADRGMSQETLELHHDKHHQAYVTALNGLVDKNADLQGKSLEEIITLAKDKADLAPVFNNAGQHWNHIHFWNALSPKGGQLGGRLEAKIIDDFGSVAAFKDAFKSAATTQFGSGWAWLVLGTDGKLKATKTANGSNPLATGEGKPLLGLDVWEHSYYLDFRNRRPDYVSNFLDTLANYEFAEANLG
- a CDS encoding group III truncated hemoglobin yields the protein MTDNPRPPIGTQHQRVGWDTPDGLDEAMIRAVVDRFYADARRDPVIGPVFNRIIAPEAWPGHLATIADFWSSMLLGTGRYAGRPMPKHMAIPELSDAHFMRWLALFRRTAEELCPPDIAQLFIERSERIGNSFRMNIAMRRGNDITAMAPLERETPLWTPPQD
- a CDS encoding ABC transporter ATP-binding protein, yielding MSVPQTGEPVLSVRDLKTSFFSQRGEVQAVRGVSFDVYPGEILGIVGESGSGKSITCMSVLRLLKASGRVIGGAVDFDGKDLMQLDEADLRDIRGNRIGMIFQDPMTSLNPTLSVGEQVIETILRHRQASRAEARARAIELFELVRIPSAAERLKSYPHEFSGGMRQRVMIAIALACDPKLLIADEPTTALDVTIQRQILGLLRDLQQRLGMAVILITHDLGVIAEVTDRIVVMYGGLVMETGPVRTIFATPRHPYTQGLLASVPDLRDDSHQRLTPIPGAPPDMAHPPAGCPFTARCPHAMAQCQAALPPLFGDTQAARCWLHHPDAPRVPGVNEVAA
- a CDS encoding ABC transporter permease; protein product: MPGFLLQRLGMMLVTLWAIVTLTFFLMHAVPGGPFVSERMLAPEIAAALNAKYGLDQPIWVQYLNYLQGVLSFDLGPSFKYPGVSVNTMIANGLPVTMQTGLLAIICVIALGIPLGIIAALNRNKWPDTVVMMIATIGVAIPSYVIATVTLYIFALRLGWVPTFGLDDWRGYFLPVFALSGFWISFVARLTRSSLLETFEQDYMTTARAKGLRPGQVLFKHGLRNSLVPVVTVLGPVVANLITGSFVIEQIFALPGIGRQFVLSITNRDYTAIMGITIFYAAALMVMILIVDLLYAVLDPRIKLSKAAA
- a CDS encoding helix-turn-helix transcriptional regulator, translated to MSSQSLENPAPDNLGWSPRNPAERVLMALKMHGAMSAAAIGKILGTTGEAARQQLARLADEGLVAATSQASGVGRPTQRWALTSAAQARFPDTHAALTVQLLDIVRSSLGEGALDTIIATREAETHAAYQAAMADRTGLRDKVATLTELRSQEGYMAEWREEPDGSLLLLENHCPICAAATACQGFCRAELDVFRAVLGPEVEVTRHEHIVSGGRRCSYAIREV
- a CDS encoding diguanylate cyclase, which translates into the protein MTDPGAAIADEFIRGTRLLRAGRGEQALAAFRTVYAQAEAAGDSDFMAAALCEMAWSCYRIGDAEQGLECAMGSKWLWERLGNRLEMARAMAVESILFLDLGFSDEAYDLATMAVEIAQASDDAPMQAFALNAKGIVLTVCRESELGANLVEQAVAIATQQKNGGAAGYYLLNLGFCHAKMAEEAGSLGQPDRAMGEREAAIEFTNESIEQARHSGDAWTLRAALGNKAELLALQGSFDLALDVLAQCVELNDAPGTGLRIHYLYTLGDVLFRAGRLDEALVSATEAVELAETTRLIDHQTNAVAKLAEILEARGDTSAALVQFKRFHNLYVRQSGETAQRRARVASIRSETDLWRDRAAVLADQALSDPLTCIANRRSFDQILNRLAGTAFSTAIVDLDNFKTINDRYSHIVGDAVLQRVARTLVDQLGPHGHAARLGGEEFALVFPNVPEQSAVAFCEGIRIAISSIDWSDLGAGLGVTVSIGLATGQGEEPSGLLMQIADNRLYAAKANGRDCVIWADTIPADERLRA
- a CDS encoding ABC transporter ATP-binding protein, producing the protein MTDTPLVSIRNLKKHFSVGGRLFGPKPVLRAVDGVDLDIRRGETLGLVGESGCGKSTLARTLIRLYEPTSGAMLFDGQDVARLSERDLTPFRRRVQMIFQDPYASLNGRMTVRDLIAEPLEIARIGTPESRTARVMDLLARVGLHPDHANRFAHEFSGGQRQRIGIARAIALEPELVICDEPISALDVSVQAQVVNMLEDLQDQLGLTYLFITHDLSMVRHISDRIGVMYLGKIVELASNTDLYARPSHPYTQALLASIPVPDPTATRPADPVRGEIPSPMAIPSGCRFRTRCPLATELCAGQEPELRDIGGGHLAACHYAGDAATPKAA
- the cysW gene encoding sulfate ABC transporter permease subunit CysW yields the protein MAMATRLSARSSRANPTSESRAVRWLLIAIAMAFMALVLLLPLYAVFHEAFSKGVGTFLAALSSKDAQAAIRLTALVSLIAVPLNLVFGLAASWAIAKFEFRGKAFLITLIDLPFSISPVISGLVFVLLFGAGSVLGPVLKSYGIEVLFALPGIVLATIFVTFPFVARELIPLMQDQGTGDEEAALSLGANGWQTFFRVTLPNIKWGLLYGVLLCNARAMGEFGAVAVVSGKIRGQTTTIPLQVEMLYNEYNATAAFALASLLALLALVTLVLKSVLEWRFSAEIAAGGHR